The genomic interval TAATCCTGGTTTAATCTATGTAATAAGAGAGACGAGGTTTTCTCGGGAAGCTGCAATGCAATGTTCTCACGTGCTTCAGGATGCAAGTCCCAGAATGTAAGAAATAAGGTGACTGACGGCAAGCAAGCACTGAGAGGCATGAAAGGGTTGCTTCATTCGGGaggcttttgggtttggtttcaaAGGACTCGTAAATGTGCGTTTTGGAGATTGTTGTGCTATCTACAGTGACACCCTGTGGTCATGAAGGAGTAATTTATCTCCCACCCCATTAcctcaaaaacaaacaaaagtgcTCCCTGactgccctgctgcttgcagtcatTTGCAGGAGGAAACACAAATGAAATGCAGGTCTTCCTGGTAATGAGTAGCATTCCTATAGCATATGAGGAGACAAGTATTTTTCTGTTACTATTATTATTCAGACACTATTGATATAGTTAATATTCTGTAGTGATTTCATATGCATACTGCCTGGCTTTAGTAGAAAATAAAGGTAAGATTATAGTTAAAAATATGAATTGTGTATGAAtgtaatttagtttaataatgTAAGAAAACTCTCTATATATACCTTCCAAGAGCAATGAATTACATATAGAAAAGGACCTAGTGACTTGTTAATATCtagaatcatataatggtttgggttggatgtgacttttagaggtcatctagttcaatcctccctgcagttagcagggacacctATTTCTGCATGGTCCTCACTGAGCATCAGCCTACAATCACTGTCCTATTTTCCTCATGTCTTTCCTAAATGCTTATCCCATTGCAATCTCTCCACTGTAATGGGAACAGCCTCTTCCTCAAATTCTACCTTTAGACTAGATCACATTTTTCCAATCACCCTGAGCTTGACGTCCAGTCAGATCTTCTTGCCAAGCTGAGTGAGTATTCAAGAACATTCTCACCTGCCCCATTCCCTTCCCCAACAGGCTATTCTTTATCCACAAGTCCTAACTGAAACACCAGCCCTCAGCTACAAAGACCCAGAAGCTCTCCTAGCACTTGGGCATAGGATGCAGTTGGTGTTCCAAGAAGAAAGCACTGACAAAAAGATCACCTCTGTCCCCAAGCTCTACTTCTTCCTGAATGACTGGGTACTCATTGTAGCTTCGCTCtgattttgttttgctcttaAAGACTGTTGAAAAAGTTGGAGAATCATTTTCCCTTTAAAAGACCAAGAAGGATCAAGACCACAACGTATTATATCTAAGGGAAGAGCAAACTCTGTGACAGGACTCTTTCCCAGAAAAATAACCAAGAATTCAAGGAGCACTGCAGTTAACTTCAACAAAGATTAACTAAAGTCCTGTCAGTCACTTAAAATGTAACTGTGCAGTTGCTTGCTGTAGTTGATGCCCTATATGAAGGACTCAACATTTACACATTTACTAAACTATATGTAATTTTTAGGTACATTTTGACAGCCCTGTTCAGTTTTTCaacagaagtgagggaaagaAATCAGCCTGGAGCTAAAGTTTCAGTTGAAATAGAAATGCTCACAAAACATTTCTACAAGAGAGACAATTCCTCTTATTTAGAAGGCAATGACCAGAGAAATCATCTACAATGTTTAAAACTACCTGTTGAATCTGCATTTTGCAGGTCTCAGTCAGTACTTTTCTTACCTGGTTATACAGTATGAAATGCTCTGAAGCAGCTTCTTTTCATCTTTGGGTGCTAAGGCagatggagaaggaaaaggaaagtagGATGCTGAGGAAAAGGGATGTAACTAAGATTAATTTTCAAAAGATACCAGGTCCTAAACAAGTAATACACAAAGGAAAACATGATATAATTTAGGAAACAGTATTTaatttaagttaaaaaaaaatcaaatgccTCTGAAAGAGAACATCCATTTGCTAACACTGTTTACATTACACAGTTGAAAGAGCTACAAATCTTGTTTTGCAAGCACTGGATAGTCGTTTACTGTTGTCCTCCACACATTTGAAAACACTGTCACAAGTTGAAACGTCAACAAACACACTTTAGAGTTTTGCAAAAGCTCATTCTATAAAATTCAAGATACAAATTTATTATTTGTTAAGGTAATTTCAGCTAAAGTCTTGTAATTAATTCAAACTGATACTAGATTTAAGAAGTTTGTCTGGTACCTCAAATCTAGGTTTCCACACAAGTGGTAAACACATAGCACAAAGCAAACTCAGTTTTTATTTATGGCCAAAAGAGGAAAGTAATTTATTCAGCGTGTAGACTTCATTTTGCAACCAATTCTTGCAGCCCTAAATGTGCCCTAACAGCTCCCCCTTAGGGAGctgcaaaaaaagaaatgttGGAAGACTGGTCCCTTAGTCACTCAGCTTCAAGTTGAGAATACAAAATGTATTTTGAAGCAGCTACCATGTTGATGCAATTTGCTTCACCTAATACTCTATGCAACAAGTTATAAAATaaatcagggggaaaaaaaaagactacaTTCTAAACGTGCTTCCTAATTGCTTGTGAAAAATGAAATGGTTGTTTCCCAGTTTATGCCCTAAGTTATAAAAATGGGTTAGGTTAGATTATAACCTAAACTTTGGGAATTTGAGTTAAGAAGAAATGTATGACAACACTACTATCATATCATCATTAGTAAACATATCACACTGTGGATCTTTTTCCTGTTGGCAAAAATATGAAACCAAACTATTGACAGTTTCTTTGCTTTGCCTCTTCAGCAAAGTGAAATGTAGCACCAAAGGAATCTGATAATATTATCTCATCTGTCTTCAATCTCTTCCCAATTTTTTCAACATACTCAGAGCACTACTTCCAAATCTGCCATGCTTCAGCTACTCAAGTCTGCATTTCTAATATAGCCACACTGTGTTTCACTTCTAATAATGAACATATTCTTTGAGTCAGTTCATCACACCACCTAAAGTAGTAAACAGCAACTCAGATTTAAAAGTGGTATTCCATACAAATATTGCATATAAGTTACAGATGAAAACACAAACTGAAAAATTGAGGTGAAATTCTTTATCAAGGGAAGTAAAATTCTTTGGTGAGCATAGAGACAATGCAAGGAATCTGTTTCTTTGCATTAAAATCCTGCCGAGTTGAGCAGGACTCATACTCTGCCACTCTGCGATTTACGCGAGTTAAAATCTGCATGATTTCAAGTTTTCTTGCATGCTCCTTCAACATTTTACAGAGTGACTGAATAAACCAGGAGCCTTCAGCTGAATTCCTCCAGGAGTAATAACCTGTGGAAGAGAAAAATGTCAAATTGATCAGATGTAGCAGCCTCTGATAAAGGACAGGATACCAATTAGGAGAGCAGTGCGTTGTTTCCAATAGCAATCCATACTCTAAAATAAAAAGTTAAAACCACTAACCAATGACATTTAGATTTTATAATCTCCCCAGATTCCAACTCAAAAGTTTTTTCTAATCCTCTCATCTTTTCCAAACTAGGAAAATTAAGTAGGTAGAACACCAAAAAGGCAAAaggtgtgtccagagaagggcgacaaagctggtgagaggccttgagcacaagccctatgaggagaggctgagggagctgggattgtttagcctggagaagaggaggctcaggggagattttattgctgtctacaactacctgaggggaggttgtagccaggaggaggttgctctcttctctcaggtggccagcaccagaacaagaggacacagcctcaagctatgccaggggaaatttaggcttgaggtgaggagaaagttcttcactgagagagtcattggacactggaatgggctgcccggggaggtggtggagtcgccgtccctggagctgttcaaggcaggattggacgtggcacttggtgccatggtctagccttgagctctgtggtaaagggttggacttgatgatctatgaggtctcttccaagcttggtgatactgtgaaaactatCTTCTGCTGCAACAGTCTTAGCCATTTACCACTTACCACTCTCTTATAGAGTACACATTTATGAAGGAGAGGTGACAGTGCAAGCGGAGCCAGGACGCAAGATGGATTTTAGCGTCACTATCTTCAGTAGGTGCATGAATTAAAGACTGGAACTTACTTCTGACAAGTGAGAACGTAAGGAACTCTGCCACTACTAATTTTGTTTAAGGACACGATTAAGatgacaggcaaataatatgcTGGTGTTTATCACCCACTTCTGTGCATGCATCTACAGAAACCTGATTGTTTTGTTCTCCGAGTTCATAACACCTTTTATGTCCTGCTCTAAGTTATTTGCGCAACTGAGACTAACTGAATTTAGAACAGATGAACACTTGAGGTTGTGTTAGTGAGAAAGATGCATATTCTGGGTTTATTTTCAATTGGGTGGGGTCCTTTTGTGGGAACTGAGAATAGCAATTACCTCAAAGAAATCAAATCAGGGGAGAAAAAACTCTTATTTCCATGAAAGCGAATGAAGTAGTCACTCACTGACAGGCTACGGCTGCAACCTGTTATTGGCAGTATCAATTCAATCTGATATATAGATACAATTTCAGTACCAAAACTTTGCAAGTCTCTTACCTGGAGCTGTAGAATATGCATACAGGAAGTCTGCTTCTACGGGTATTTTCTGACACATTGTTTCTTCTGATCCACTGTCTGCCTCAATACCGGAATCtaattctgtccctctgcaagcCTGTTTGGAGCAAAGAAGAATGGAAAATAACATTTAAAACAGAAAGGCAGTGATCATGATCAATgtactgattattttttttggaTCAGTATATCCCAATACAAAACATGCTAAACCATCAAAAATGTATATGTTCACATTTCCATTAGATAGAAGATAAATAACTAGCATTTCTTTAATGACAGAGTTTGGTTAAGATAGATGTTAATTCAAAAAGTGTACTCAGAAACTCCCTGAAAATATTGGCAGAAAGATTCTATGTAATCCATAGAATTAAGGTCATGCAATCTCAGCTGTTTCAAATACTGCCTAACTAATAGggcagactgtgtccctttcagTCTGGAACAGAATCTTATTCTGAAACTAATGCCTTTTAAACACCTAACTTGTTTTTGTGCTAATTAATGAGAAACAGTATGGGGGTTTTTTGAGTATTCATCTGCTTTGAGGATCGTTGCTCAGCTGTACATCACCTGAATGAAAAAGAGCTTGGGTTTTCCTGCCAAACTCTTGCACCTGTCACCTCTGAAAAGGCTGGTTAGTGCTTTCAGTTCGAGGGGGCCATCGGTACCATAGATTAATCCTTCATCACCATGGCTTagcaacacacaaacaaaactgcTTCGCTTGCTGTGGTCCTCCTCAGaaacttgaaagaaaaaaaaaaagacaattatCTTTTTGCAATCCCTAATGGCCTTGAACATTTGATGCTTCTTATGTGACAGAAGTTTTTAAGAACTAATCCCAAGTTTAGAAATCTTCCATCAGTTTTCGCTTCTGAACAAAAGGAGTCAGCCTATTTTACCTCAGGAAGCTGGAAAATCCCAAACTGAAGGTGGACCCTACCTATTCCACAACACAGTCACAGAACTAGGCCAAGAACACCACATTCCCATAGTGTCTCAAAGATACACCTTGCTCAGGAAGTAATGGTCAAGTCTTGTGATCAGACTGATGAGAAGTTCCTAGCTTTAGGAAAGGATGGAAAGTCTTAGCATTCTTTCCAATTAGAGACATTGCAATTACTTGAATTACAGGAAACTGAGTGCAGCATTAAAGttcttgctgctgcagggaggtaggTACTAACATTAGAGAGGAGGCTCCCACTCTCACTCTGTAGCAACATCTAGAATGATTTTTCAGGTCTCTGAATTTGGTACTTAAAGACCTTTAAGTGACTACAAAATGCTGGAGTTACAGATCTTtaagagagaaagaggcagGTGAACAGCAATCTCTCTATCCTGGACTTCCAAAGAGCAGACTTTGGCCACTTCAGAGATCTGCTAGGAGGAGTACCATGGGAGAAAGCTCTGGAGGGCCAAGAACCCGAAGAAAGCTGGTTACAATTCAAGGATTACCTACTCCAAGACCAACACTGATGTGCCCTGATGAAGAGGAAGGCATGGAAAAATGCCACAAGCAAGACACAGGCCTTTCCGCTTTAAGCTTTGCTTGACAGTACAAGAGACAGGCTGCAGCAACTCTACTCATAAACACATCATGCTTGTAGCACTCTCTGGCATAAACATTAACTGGCACTAAAAGACCTACATCTAAGTTAGCACacacatttgaaaaaaaaaacaagcaaaaaacactagcagaaaacccaaacaggaTTGCTGCAGGCTAACTGTTGAACTGTGACCTGGCAGTTTGGGAGAGCACTGGTAGGCACAAGCCACAGCCATGCCAGGGAACCTTGCAACAGCTTCTTAGAACAAACTGTGTTCCAGGGCTACAGATACCCCCAGGCACCAGGTAATTTACTGATCTAGATGTAGCCAAGTACAAACAAAGCAGGACAAACACAAACAGCAGTACCAAGCTCTTATTTGACAGAAGGGCGTTTTGTTTTACAAGTCAAGTGAAACATGAGTTGATTTTCTAAAAGAGTAATTCATTCCACACATTTGTAATTCTGGTTCCTTGATAAGAACCCCCTGGATCAGAACACCTCTTGTGCTGTACCACCAAGCATACAGCACAGAATCCCTCTGCCCAATTAAGCAGgtttccttccaactcagagcTTTAGTGTTTCCAGGGTCAAAATGTAGATCAATCTGCATTTAAGTTTCAATCTTTTTTCCAGCCTTCTTTAAAAGACAAGAAAGGATATGGAGGCAACACTCATGGCACTAAGGATAGAGATAGTAAAGATGAATAAACATAGAAACTACAATATGTCAACCTTAGTAATAAATTACCAGTAGGTGTAATATATAATCTAAAAGAACTGTGGAAGAAGAGATGTGAGAGCTAGAGATGTATTTGGAAACAGCGGTTGACTTAATACACTGAACATATTATTACTTACCATTTTTCAATAGTTTAAAAATGTCCTCACATGAAAGATCATTGTTGATCTTTATCTTATATCCCAACTTCATAAAAACTTCTCTGACATGAGCAGCATCTACATCCGTACCCGAACGGGGAGACATCCCTATATGCAAGAGAAAAGTACTACGTTTTATGTGAGATAGATGGCATGGTCTGATCGAGCCAAATTCTTTTCTCACTTATTCCTGTGTCAACCTGAAATATTATTCTGGATCCACTCTAATAGAATAAAACAACTGCACTGCTACAcagtggtctggatgatcaggtagtgaggtggattgggaactggttgaagaaaagaagccagagagttgtggtcaatgggatggagtctaggtggaggcctgtgactagtggggtCCCACAAGACTCAGTATTGGGACCAGTTGTGTTCAATATACTCATCAATGACCTAGataagggcacagagtgcactgtcaacAAATTTGCTGATGCCACCTAACTggatggagtggctgccacaccagaaggctgtgctgccattcagtgagacttggacaggctggagggttagGCAGGGcaaaatttaatgaaattcagcaaggacaagtgtagagtcttgcaggGGTAAATTCCAATTTGTTGGGATCCAAATCCAAACTACAACACTATACCTAACTTCTTCCTTTTAGCCACATTTGGAAGTATTACAGTGAAATGAATCACACTCATTCAAACTACCTAATTTTAGATTGCATTTTAGATTGCAGTAAAATTTCATCTGCATATTTAACTCAGAGCATTAATACAGGCCACTAATTAATCTACTGAATGAAAAAAATAGGAAATTGAAAGTTGTACCAGTATGTCTGTGGAAGTTCTTATTGTTTATTATTATGCATTCCCCCATCTCTGGATAATCCATTCTGTAGCTGTTGTCTGGCTGAATTCCAGAGCCCATAGATTTGCTAGCAGGTAGGTTCTTTCTGCATAGAAATTAAGACAAACTTTAGGTGTTAAGTCCTGATTTCTCTTCTCTAGCTTCAAAAGAACAATAAAATAAGGTTATTTTATATGATTCTCAGTTACACCTGTGAAGTCAGCTGGTAGATGTGACTTAAGACTAGTGAAGGCTGTACTTGCCCAGatgttaaaataaataaaaccactTTGTATAGTTAAGCAGCCACATAAAAGTTATGTTTCAAAATGGGCAAAGTATGTacatacacaaaataattttttaatgaaaaagtgGATTTATTTGTAGGAATGTTCCCTGCAACTCTTAACAAGCACAATATTTAAAGACTCAAGGAAGAATCCTGTCTAAAATGACACCTCTTCACAGGAAAACATGAAATGTTAGTTTTAGGAAATCAGTTCCTACAATAAGCAatcatttgggttttttactAACATCCTTTAAAAGTTATGTACCTGGAAAGTCTCTGAGACTGAGACTTTTATACATTCTAATCAAAAGTTATATAACCATTGAATTTTCACAAGTAAACATTCAAAACCTAGAAGGACCCAGACTCTAAATGCAGTTGTAACCCTGCCTTTATGAACAGACCAACTGCACTACCACTCGTGACTCTGCAGCGTCTGTCAATTTTCATCAGTCCACAGATGATGAAGTCAGTATGCATTTTCTCATTGAAGCATGTGGGTAAGAGGTTACAAGGCTGGAAGCTGTTATCATGTATTCTACAAAGAAACAGTCTGTAATGCTCTTAAATCTCATTTTTAATGAAATGCTAAAAGAATGACTTTAGAAATTGAGTTGCAAGAGACAGCATAATCTGATGACAGTGCTACATCAGTGTAGCTGTCATCAGGAAGAACAGGCCTGTGTTTACTTGCTTCCTCTCCTCTACATTTCCCTTGCACTTGTACTTCCTCTGCACATAAAACCCTGCAGCAGGTTACCTGAAGCAGCTGAACTCTCTGCCACAGGTTCAGTTGAGCTCTAGAAGCAGTTAAAGAACAGGGTTGAACATTTAGCCCAAGGCGAGACAAAAATCTCTTTTCAAGAGCAGTTAGCCACTTGATAATGCTGTTAAGCCAAGTCTTTTGCATTTCAGTTCCTTGTATATAGGTATGGCCTACTCTGTCACAGGCTGTGTATTTTCAAAGGCAGAAAAAACAACCCTAATAGTTGCTTATAGTTTACCATAATTGAAATTCTTCCTTTACACATTATTTCTTCTATGGCTCTCACCTTGTGTTACGGCACAAGATTCTGCAAGTCTTAAACCTCACTTACCCTTTGGAACTAGGAATAGATTTTGCATCAGTCAGATCTTCCTCCACATGTGGTCCATCTCCTGTGTCTGCCATTATGGCTCTCAATTATCAGCTTTAAAACACGGGAAAATAGAAATATATGGCAATTAATTTTCATACGAAATAATATCTTCAGATTGCTTATTTTTGTTACATTGCCTTAAAGCCT from Pogoniulus pusillus isolate bPogPus1 chromosome 9, bPogPus1.pri, whole genome shotgun sequence carries:
- the CASP3 gene encoding caspase-3, producing the protein MADTGDGPHVEEDLTDAKSIPSSKGKNLPASKSMGSGIQPDNSYRMDYPEMGECIIINNKNFHRHTGMSPRSGTDVDAAHVREVFMKLGYKIKINNDLSCEDIFKLLKNVSEEDHSKRSSFVCVLLSHGDEGLIYGTDGPLELKALTSLFRGDRCKSLAGKPKLFFIQACRGTELDSGIEADSGSEETMCQKIPVEADFLYAYSTAPGYYSWRNSAEGSWFIQSLCKMLKEHARKLEIMQILTRVNRRVAEYESCSTRQDFNAKKQIPCIVSMLTKEFYFP